The following is a genomic window from Sinorhizobium fredii NGR234.
CGGGGGCGCTCGCGCTCGACTACTTCAACAAGCGCGATACCCTGGTGATCGAGACCAAGCGCGACCCCCAGGATGTCGTCTCAATTGCCGACCGGAACGTCGAAACGCTGATCCGAGAGCGCGTCGCCGCGGAGCTCCCGGAGGACGGGTTCCTCGGCGAGGAATTCAGCCCCGTCGAGGGGGCCTCCGGCTATACCTGGGTCGTGGACCCGATTGACGGTACCGCGCCATTCGTCAATGGCATGTCGACGTGGTGTGTGTCGATCGCGGTGCTGCATGGCGGCGTGCCGGTGATCGGCGTGATCCATGCGCCCTGCGATGGCGAAGTCTATGCTTCGGCCGCGGGCAAGGGCGCGAGCCTCAACGGAAGGAAGTTGAGCCTCGATCCGTCTCGAACCATCCAGAACGCCATCACCGGCATCGGCTGCAATACCCATGTCGAGCCGGAGCGGGTTGGCCAGATCATCGCCACGCTGCTCGGCATGGGCGGCAACTTTATCCGCAATGGCTCCGGCGCATTGATGCTCGCCTATGTCGCGGCCGGTCGTCTGGTGGGTTATTACGAGCCGCATATGCACGCTTGGGACTGCATGGCCGGTTATTGCCTCGTCAAGGAAGCCGGCGGCGACCACCTGTCCTTCCCGGCCGAGGGCGAAGCCTTGTTGAAGGGCCACCCAGTGCTGGCCAGCAATCCGACGGCCTATGCCGATCTGTTGGCAATCCATGGCCGTTGAAAGAACGCGGGCTTGAGGGAAAGGGCCGGTCTTGCCAATTTTTGCCAACGCCGCCATCGTCATTTGCATGGGCACCATGAACATTTCCTTGCCGGACCATCTTAAGAGCTTCGTCGATGAGCAAGTTGCCGGAGGGGGTTACGGGTCAACCAGTGAGTATATTCGGGAGTTGATACGTCGAGATCAGGATCGGCTCGCGTTACGCAGGCTTCTGCTTGACGGAGCATCGTCCGCACAGACCGAACCGGTCGACGAGCACTATTTCACCAGTCTACGCGATCGAGTGCATGGTCAGCGCACCACGTGAAGAATAAGGCTGTTATTCCCCGGGAGTTGGCTCGGAGTCGAGGCGGCCATCGACTACTGTGTACGCGAAGCAGGAAGCGAGGTCACGCTCGGCTTTATCGACGCCCTTCAAGAGGCGTTCTTTTTGATCGCAAGTCATCCCGGGTCCGGATCGTTGCGGTATGCATACGAACTGGGATT
Proteins encoded in this region:
- a CDS encoding type II toxin-antitoxin system ParD family antitoxin yields the protein MPIFANAAIVICMGTMNISLPDHLKSFVDEQVAGGGYGSTSEYIRELIRRDQDRLALRRLLLDGASSAQTEPVDEHYFTSLRDRVHGQRTT
- a CDS encoding inositol monophosphatase family protein, coding for MSMHEAGLDRRFALAKSIAEEAGALALDYFNKRDTLVIETKRDPQDVVSIADRNVETLIRERVAAELPEDGFLGEEFSPVEGASGYTWVVDPIDGTAPFVNGMSTWCVSIAVLHGGVPVIGVIHAPCDGEVYASAAGKGASLNGRKLSLDPSRTIQNAITGIGCNTHVEPERVGQIIATLLGMGGNFIRNGSGALMLAYVAAGRLVGYYEPHMHAWDCMAGYCLVKEAGGDHLSFPAEGEALLKGHPVLASNPTAYADLLAIHGR